The window TCGAGATCTACAGCGACCTCGTCGACGGGTACTGGGCCGATCCTGACGAGTTCATACAGGACGGTGACCGCGTCGTCGTGCTCGGCCGCATGACGGGCGAGGGCCGGTCGAGCGGCCAGCGCTTCGAGGTTCCCTTTACGCACGTCTGGGGGCTGATCGACGGCGTCCCTTCACGCTTTCGCGCCTACTACGACTCCGCCCCGATCACGGCCGCCCTGGAGGGCGCCGCAAGCTGACGAATGGCCGCTCCCGCGGCGCGAGCAGAAGGCGTGGTCAAGCGCTTCGGGGCGACGGTAGCCCTTGCGGGTGTAGATCTCGAGGTGCCGGAGGGGACGGTATTCGGGCTGCTGGGCCCCAACGGGGCGGGCAAGACCACCCTCGTCCGGATCCTCGCCACGCTGCTCACCCCGGACGGCGGGCGGGCGGAGGTCCTCGGGCACAACGTCGTGCGGGAGCCGGCCATAGTCCGGGAGCTGCTCGGGTTGACAGGGCAGTTCGCCGCCGTCGACGAGATCCTGACCGGACGCGAGAACCTGGAGATGTTCGGGCGCCTCTTCGACCTCCCTCCGAAAGATGCGCGCCGCCGAGCGAGCGAGCTGCTCGAACGCTTCGACTTGGCCGATGCGGCCGACCGCCCGGCGCGCACGTACTCGGGCGGCATGCGCCGTCGCCTCGACCTCGCGTCGAGCCTGCTGACCCGTCCAAGGGTCTTGTTTCTGGACGAGCCGACCACGGGCCTCGATCCGCGCAGCCGCAACCAGATCTGGGCGATCGTGCGGGAGCTACGGCGCGAGGGGACGACGCTCCTGCTGACGACCCAATACCTCGAGGAGGCCGATGAGCTAGCCGACCGGATCGCCGTGATCGATCACGGGAGGGTCATCGCGGAGGGAACAGGCAACGAGCTCAAGGATCGCGTGGGGGGTCAGATCCTGGAGGTCGAGCTGTCCAGTGCGGCGCAGCGTGACCAAGCGCGGACGGTGCTTGCGCGGGTGGGTTGCGGCGAGCCCGAGCCGGACGAGCGCCCGGACCGGCTCACGCTTCCAGCGCCGCGAGACGGCCTCGAGCTGATCGAGGAGGCCGCGGCGGAGCTCCGGCGGGCGGAGATCGGCGTCAGCGACCTCGCGCTTCGCGGGCCCACGCTGGACGATGTCTTCCTCCAGCTCACGGGTGCGCCGCCGAGCGAGGACGGCAACCCGCGGCCACCGGTCGCCGTGGAGCCGGCCAGCGTCCCACGCGCGTCGACCCTGCAGCTGAAGCTCCCGACGCTGCAGACCGTTCGGTCCGGCCTCACCGACGCCGCCGTCGTCACCGGCCGCAACCTGCGCCATTTCATCCGCCAGCCCGAGCTGCTCATCTTCTCGACGATCCAGCCGGTCATGTTCGTGTTGTTGTTCGTCTACGTGTTCGGCGGGGCGGTCAGCCGCTCGCTCCCGCACGGAGTCGCGTACGTCGACTATCTGCTCCCGGGGATCTTTGTGCAGTCAGTGACCTTTCGGGCCTCGATGACCGCCGTTGGCCTCTCCGAGGATCTGAGGCGCGGGGTGATTGACCGGTTTCGTTCGATGCCGATGGCGCAGTCCGCTGTGCTGCTGGGCCGCACCCTCGCGGACCTGGTTCGCAATATCTTGATCGTGGGGCTGATGATCGTCGTCGGCTATTTGGTCGGCTTTCGCTTTCACGGGGGGGTTTCGGGGGCGCTCGCCTGTGTCGTCGTCGTCGCCGCGTTCGGCCTCGCGCTCAGCTGGATCTTCGCCTTCGTGGCCCTGACGGTCCGGGGTGCCGAGGCCGCGCAGTCGGCTGGTTTCGTGGTGATCTTCCCGCTGGTCTTCGCGAGCTCGGTGTTCGTCCCCATCTCGACCATGCCCAACTGGTTACAGGGCTTCGCCGAGGTCAGCCCCGTCACGGTCACCGCGGATGCCGCCCGGTCGTTTGCGCTGACCGGGGCGCCGGCTTCGCTCGGAGCCGCCGCGGCGTGGATCGTCGGCCTGCTGGCCATCTTCGTTCCGTTGAGCATGTGGCGCTATCGGCGGATGGACTAACCGCTTGGCGAGGATCGAGTCTCGGTCCAGTCCACAGCTGATCATGCTCCCCGTTGCTCACCAGACTTCGGCGCCATTGCGATCGAAGAAGCCCCCGGTCGGCCCATGAGGGGTGATCAGCGCGTAGCGGATAATCGCCTCGGCCCCTTGCTCGACCGTCTGCGTGCCTCGGTGCCGGTTGAAGTCGGTCGCGGTGAAACCCGGCTCGACAGAGTTGATCCGCATGTTCGGGAAGGCGGCGGCGTATCGGATGGTGAGCATGTTGAGCGCCGCTTTGGACGACGCGTACACGGGGTAGTTCGCCTCGCGCCAGGGACCGTCAGGGTCGGCAGCGAGGCCGAGAGAGCCGACGCCGCTCGAGACGTTGACGACGACGGGCGCCTCTGACTTCTCGAGCAGCGGGATGAATGCATGGAGGACGCGGACGGGTCCGAACACGTTCGTCTCATAGACAGTGCGCATGTCGTCAGCCGTGGCCTCGCTGGGGCTGATCCGCCCGCCGCTGATACCGGCGTTGTTCACAAGCACGTCCAATGCGCCAACGATCTCGACCGCAGCAGCAACCGAGGCGTCGTCGGTGACATCGAGTCGCACAAATCGCGCGCCCAGTTGATCAGCGGCCTGCTGTCCGCGGTCCGGGTGGCGCGCCCCGATCCACACCTGGTGGCCCGCGGCCATGAGCTGGCGAGCGGTCTCGAGTCCCAGTCCCTTGTTTGCCCCCGTGATGAGCGATGTAGTCATGAGTTCTCCCTCGCCCTCACAGACTCAGCACCAGGTCGCGGACGGCGGCCGGCTGGGACAGAAAGGGGTGGTGGCCGGCGTCGAGCTCGACGACACCCCCTGCCCGATCGGCGAATTCGCGTTGCCGTTTGGCGGGAGTCCCCCGGTCCTCGGCGCATACGAGGTACGTCGAGCCGACATGGTGCCAGGCTGCTGACTGCACGGGTTGCTCGAGGACCGCCAGGCTCTGACGGGCCGTCTTGTCCGCGGCCTGTCGCTGGATCTCCGAGTCGCAGTCTTGAAGGAACGTCTCGGCCAAGGCATCTGTCCGGACGGTGAACGTGCCGCCTTCGGGATCGATGTCGAGGAACGGAGTGGGCTCCTCGCCGCCGAACGAGGAGAGGCTCTGGCCGACTTCGGGCAGATAGCTGGACACGAGCAGCAGATGGCGCACGGCGTCGATGCCCGCTGCTGCCTCCGCGGCGACGATGCCGCCGTAGCTGTGGGCGACCACGATGGTCGGCTCACCGCTCGCCGTGAGCGATCCCCGGACCGCGGCGACGTCCTCGACGAGCCCCGGTCCCTGGGCGCTCGTCGGCTCATCCGTTTCGCCGCAGCTGGGCAGGGAGGGCGCCTCGCTGGCGATGCCGCGCTCGGCCAGCAGCTCAGCAGTCGGGTGCCACCACCACGACCCGTCCTTGACGCATGCCCCATGCACAAAAACGACTCTCATCACAGCCTCCTCGTCGAGTCCGAAGTTCCTGTCGAGCAGAGTAGACGTACCGCCTGTTACGTGAAAAGATGACCATGCATGGGAAGGCGCCCGCAACCGCAGATCAGGCAGCGGCTCCTCGACGCTTGCACCGACCACGCGCTCGAGCACGGGCTTCCCGACCGGCTCGGACCGCTGGCCGCCGCCGCCGGAACCTCGAACCGGATGCTGATCTACCATTTCGGCACCCGTGACGGCCTGCTCCGCGAGATCCTCGGGCAGGCCCGGCAGCGCCAGGTGGAGGCCTTCACCGAGCTCCTGCGCGTTCGACCCGAAGAGCCCTATGTGGCGACCTTAAGCCACGCGTGGTCCGCAATGACCGGGCCGCGCGGCAGACCCTACCTGCGCATGTTCAGCCGGCTGCACGACACCGCAGGCGAACCGCTCTGGCCGGGCTTCCGGCGCATCGCGACCACCGACTGGCTCGCGCCCCTCGAGCAAGGCATGCGCAGCCTCGGCCGGCCCGAGTTGGCCACCGTCGTGCTCGCCGTCATCCGCGGCCTGCTTATGGACCTCGACGCAACGGGCGATGCCGTGCGGACCGGCCAAGCGTTCCAAGACTTCTTGACGACGATCGAGAAAGCCTGACACCCGACAGCGCCAACGCAGAGGGGCGCGACAGCCTTCAGCCCGAGCTGTCGGGTCCGGCGCGCTCGAGGTCGATCCGGATCAGCACGCGGCGTTCGCGCTCCATCCGGGCTCGATAGTCGTCCCAGTCCGGGTCCTCGTCCGGGAAGCGCTTGTAGTAGTCGATCAGCGGATCCATGGCCTCGGGCAGGGAGACGACGCTTGCGCGCCCCTCGACGAACAGCCACTGCCCGAAGAAGCCATCGGTCACGACGCAGGCCTGAGCCCAGGGGTCGCGACGCAGGTTGCGGACCTTGTAGGCGGTCTCACGGCTAGAGACGATCGCCCGTCCCACGCCGTCCACGTTCACAAGGACTGGGCTCTGCTGGACGCCGCCACCCATCGTGCGGGTTGCCAGCACCGCGCGATGGTGTTCGCGCATGAACGCGCGCGCCTGATCGAGATCCACGGTCAGGACTCTAGCCTTCGAGGCAGGCTTTGCAGCACGCTCGCCGCCGATCCCTCGGCTCTCTGGAAAGGGCCGCGAACGTGGCCCAGCGCGAGTAGTAGGGTCGATCCGCATCCATCGCCAGGACGGCGCCGCCGAGAGGAGGACACATGGCCACAGCCACCCTGTTCAAGGAGATGCTCGAAGCTCATCCGTGGCCCGCTCAGGTCGACCGCGATGTGCTGGTTCGCTGCATCGATGAGTGCAGTTCATGTGAAGCGTTGTGCACCGCCTGTGCTGACGCCAGCCTCGCGGAGGAGGACGTCGTCAATATGCGCAAGTGCATCCGCCTCTGTCTGGACTGCGCCGACATCTGCGGCACCACCGGCCGCCTTCTCACGAGGCAGACCGAGTACGTCGCAGCGACCGCGAGGGCACAGGTGTCGTCGTGCCGTGAGCTTTGCGCCGCGTGCGCGGAGGAGTGCGGGCGGCATGCGCAGCATCACGACCATTGCCGCATCTGCGCCGAGGAATGCAGGCGCTGCGAGGACGCCTGCTCGGCGGTGCTCGAGGCAATCCCCTAGGCGTTCCCGCGGTCCGAGCCGCGGAAACTCCAGAGCGATGGATATCTCTTGTGCGACACCGACGACTCTCTACTCGCCCGAGCACGTGGCCATTGCTGAGGAGCTCGGCTACACGCGCGCCTGGTTTTACGACACGCCGCAGCAGAGCCCCGACGTATGGATGACGCTGGCGCTCGCCGCCGAGCGGACCGAGCGGATTGGCCTCGGCCCGGGGGTGTTGGTGCCGTCGCTTCGCCATCCGATGGTCAATGCCGCCGGGACCGCCGCCCTCGAGGCTCTCGCGCCGGGCCGGGTGGCGGTTGCGTTCGGGACCGGGTGGACCGGCCGTCGGGCGATGGGCGTGCCACGGCCAATCAAGTGGGCCTACATGGAGGCCTACATCAGGGCCTACCGAGGCCTCCTGCGCGGCGAGACCGTCGAATGGGAGGGCGCACGGATGCGGATGCTTCATCCCGACGGCCACGCTGTCCCCCATTCGATCGACGTGCCCGTGTTGATCGGAGCGCAGGGACCTAAGGGCCAGTCCGTAGCAAAGGAACTGGCCGACGGCCTCTTCACCGTGGCGATCGTCCCTGAGTTCGCCACCGAATTCTCCTGGGTCCCGCATCTATGTTTGGGAACAGTGCTCGATGAAGGAGAAGATCCGCGGTCGGAGCGCGTTCGCGCCGCGGCCGGACCAGGCGCGATCAACATGTATCACGGCGCCTACGAGCTCAACGCCAACCTGGCGGACCTGCCCGGCGGGAGGGAGTGGCTCGCGGCGATCGAAGAGGCGCCGGAGGGCGAGCGCCATCTCGCCGTCCACGACCAGCACATGGTCGGGCTGAACGCGGCCGACCAGGCAGCATGGGATGCCGGGGCCGACACGATGGTCGAGGCATTCAGCTTCACCGGCACGGCGGCGACGCTCCGCGCCAGGGCAGCCGAGCTCGCCGACAAAGGCGTCACAGAGATCGTCTATCAGCCGGCGGGGCCCGACATCCGCAGAGAACTGCGGACGTTCATCGAGGCAGTCGACGTCTGAGCCGCGTGAGTCCGGATCCCGTGCGCGCTTCGCCCTGCTTGTGCGCTGCGGGGTGCCGCTGGCGGTCCGCTTCGCACCGTTCGACGATTAGGCCGCCGAACTTGGCGGGTTTGCGAAACGCACCATCGGGGTAGTCACCATCGGTGTTGACGGCAGCGGCGCGGCGCGGGTCATTCGCCGCAACATTTGGCGTCGCCCTCGTCAGTTTGGCCCTGACGGTCGGTCCGGCCCGGGCTGCACCGCCCGCGCCGACGATGCCGCCGCCCACCTACATGACGGTCGCGAAGGACGTTCTCGTGCCGATGGACGACGGCGTACGCCTTGCCGCAACCGTGACCTTCCCGTCGCGCGATGGAAGCACCCCCGCTCCCGGGCGCTTCCCGGTCGTCCTGGAGATGACCCCGTATGGTCGGGAGGGCATCTGCGGCTGCATCCCGGGCTCCGACTTCGCGGCGCGCGGCATCGTCGGGGCGGTCGTCGACGTGCGCGGCACGGGTGGCAGCGAGGGCTCGCTCGAGGGCAACTACTTCTCGCCCCGCGAGCAACGCGATGGGGCCGAGCTGGTCCAGTACTTCGGCACCCGGGGCTACTCGACCGGCCGGGTCGGGATGGCCGGGGGCTCGTATCTGGGCATCACGCAGTACCTCGCCGCCGAGCGGCAGCCCTCGCACCTCAAGGTGATCACGCCAACCGTGGCGCTGTCTGATCTCTACCGCGAGGGCTACACGCACGACGGCATCCCGAACTTCTTCTTCGACGCGCAATATCTCGCCGTCCAGCAGCCAGGGAGCATCACGGGCACCAACACCGACCCTGGCCTCCTCGGCGAGACGGCCGGGGCGAAGATCCAGCAGGCGAGCGGCAGCGCCAACGTCCCGTTCGACTTCCTCGCCCGCCCCACTGACGGCCCCTTCTACCGCCAGCGCTCGCCGCTCTACCACGCGGACCGCATCCAGGTCCCCGCCCTGATCGTCGATGGCTGGCGCGACGGGTTCATCTTCGGCGGCAACGAGATGTACCGGGCGCTGTCGCGGCGTTCGGGAGTCGAGACCCGGCTCTACGTGGACCCCTGCACCCACAAGGGCTGCGGCCCGCCGTTCTATCCCGGATACAACCCCTCGAACTTGGAAGACGCCGAGGCGGTCGTGTTCGAGTTCCTGCGCAAGTACCTGAGGCCCGGAACGCAGGTGCCCTCGAGGCCGCGGGTGCGGGTGTACGTGCAGGGCCAAGGGCAGTGGATGAACCGCACCCAGTGGCCACCCCCGGACTCCGGGGTGCGGCGCCTCTACCTCTCCCCCGCCGGCATGAGCGAAGCGCGGCCGGCCACGACCAGCACCCGCAGCTACGTCACCAACCCGGCGGACGGGCTGAGCATGAGCTTTGACGAGTACGGCACGATCGCCGCTTCGCCCTACATCCCCCTTGATCAGCGGTTGGCCGAGGAGGCCGGGCTGACCTGGCGCACCAGCGCGCTCCGGACACCGCTCACGCTCACCGGAGAGAGCGCCCTGCACCTCGTCGCCGCCTCGTCGGCCAAGGACACTGACTGGTTCGCGAAGTTTTCCGACGTCGCCCCCGACGGCAGCGAGACGATCGTTACCGCGGGGTTCCTACGGGCATCCCACCGCCAACTCGACACGACCCGCACCACGCCAACGAGGCCCTGGCACACGAACACCGACCCTGCGCCGATCGAGCCCGGCCGTTACTACCCCTACGACCTCGCGATCTGGCCAACGGCCTACGAGTTCGCCAAGGGGCATCGCCTGCAACTCCGCCTGACGTCCTACGACTTTCCCACGCACCTGCCCGGGACGCTGAAGCTCGACCCAGGGGATCCGTCCTCGGCCTCGTTCGAGCCGCTCCCCCCGGCGACCAACACCGTCCGCCTGGGCGGCGCGAGCCCAAGCTACCTTCGCATCACCGCCCTCGACGGCTCCTGATCGCAGTCGACGCATAGGATCGCCGCAACGTGAGACTGCCACCACTGCTCCGTGAGCACCCCCGCTCCGTTCAGGTACTGCTCGCCGTCGTGCTTCCGGCTGTCTACGGGGCCCTGACCGGGTACTTCCTCGGCGTCTCGGAGGTCACCTACCTCGTCCTCTCAGTGCTCGGAATTCTCGGCGGTATCGGCGCCGGCTTCGACCACGTCGGACCCGCCGCTGGCGCCAAGCGCGGGCTCATCGCCGGCTCGATCTTCGGCGGATCCATCCTGATCGCGCACGAGATCCACGGTGCGGATGCGAAAGCCGACCTGCCCGACCCGGCGATTCTGCTGATCCTGCTTACCACCATCCTCGCGGTCGGGTTCGGGGCGCTGGGGGGCTGGCTCCGTGAGCGGGCGATGCGCCGGGTCGACTGATAGAGGCATACTCGAGTCATGCCTGCACCGCTGATCGAGTTCCCCGCTGACGACGCCGATCGCGCTCGCCGTTTCTGGCACGGTGTGCTGGACGCCGAGCTCGCGCCGAGGCCCACAGAAGCAGGCTCTGGGTGGGAGATCGACCAAGACGGCCTTCGCCTCGGGGTCCATAAGCGCGGGCCGGGTCCCGGCGACACCGCCTCCCTCCCCTACTTCACCGTCACCGACCTGGCGGCTGCAGTCGAGCGCGTCCTCGCGCTCGGCGGCGCGGTCATACATCCCGGCGAGCGGTACGCGGTCTGCCGGGACTCCGAGGGCAGCCCATTCGCGCTCGCCGCTGCGCCTCGGGATTCGCATCCTTGAACATGGCAGTCGACGTCTGGATGCAACACCCGACGCTGCGGTTCCTTCAACACGAGATGTTCGAATCGCTGCTGCGCTGGACCGGGCAGGAGGTCCCAGCCGAGGAACTGTCGATCGACCTCACGATCGCCGCGATGGATGCCGCTGGGATCTCGTTCGGCCTGCTCAGCGCATGGCAAGCCCCGGACGGTCCGTTGATTGCCAATGACGAGGTGGCCGACTGGATCGCGAAGCACCCGGATCGCTTCGCGGGCCTCGGGGCCGTGAACCTGGCCAAACCAATGGATGCCGTTCGAGAGCTGCGGCGTTGCGTCGAGGAGCTCGGATTCATCGGGTTGCGCGTCATTCCCTGGCTGTGGGAGGCGCCGCCCACAGATCGCCGCTACTACCCGCTTTATGCGGCCTGCGTCGAGCTCGAGGTGCCGTTCTGCACCCAGGTGGGCCACACCGGCCCGATGCGTCCATCAGAGACCGGCAGACCGATTCCCTATATCGACCAGGTGGCGCTCGACTTCCCGGAGCTGACGATCGTCTGCGGGCACATCGGCTATCCCTGGACCGAGGAGATGGTGGCGGTCGCCCGCAAGCACGAGAACGTTTTCATCGACACCTCGGCCTACACCGCGAAGCGCTATCCGCCGGAATTGGTGCGCTACATGACCAGCCGGAGCGGTAGGCGCAAGGTCATGTTCGGGAGCAACTATCCGATGATCGCGCCGGAAGCGGCACTGGCGGATCTCGCCGCGCTCCAGCTCGATGACGAGACGGGGGAACTCTTCTTGGCCGGCAACGCGCGCCGCGTGTTCGGTCTCGATGCGGCCGCCCATTAGACGAACCGGAGCGGTGGCAAGGACGCCGTCTTGCATGGAAGGCGACACGCTCAGCAGCGCGAGATACTGCGCGGGCGATGTCGCAGGAGAACGTGGAGGTGGTCAAGGAGTTCACCCGCCGCTTCGAGGGAGGGGATCGCGACGAGTGGCGCGAGTACTTCGATCCCAACGTGGTTTTTGACACGTCGGCGACTGAGATGCCCTTCGCGGGCGTCTACCGCGGCCACCAGGGGATCGAGCGGTTCTTCCGCGACTGGCTTGGGACCTGGAAGGACTACGAGATTGCGCACAGCGAGTACATCGCTGCGGGGGACGCGGTGGTCGTCGTGTTCCGCCAAAGCGGTACTGGCCGGGGCAGCGGGGTCCGGACCGAGCGGGACTTCTTTGGCGTCTACGAGCTGAGGGAATCGAAGGTCGTTCGGTACCACCTATACGAGTCGCGCCAGGAAGCCCTCGAAGCCGCCGGGCTACGTGAGTAGCGCTTAAGGAATCGGTGTATCGTCGGTGCACGGAGAGGGTCTCGGCGGAGGCCCGGCGGGGTCCGGGCAAACACAACCTCAAAGGAGGAGTCGAGATGGCTCTATCAGACCAGCTGGCCAAGCTGTCGACGCGCGCCAAGGAAGCCGAGGACCATGCGGCCGCCGCGCGTGACAAGGCCAAGGCCGACGTCGAAAAGGACCGGGAGCTGGCGCGCGGGACCGCCGATGCCCAGGCCGAGCACCTTCGCGAGGCTGCGAACGAGGGCAAGGGGCAAATCTCTGACTGGTGGAACAACGCGCAAAGCAATTGGAACCAGCATGTCGCAACGGTCCGCGACAACATCGAGAGCAAGAAGGCCGAGCTTGACTTGAATCGAGCCAAGAGGAACGCCGAGAACGCCGAAGGCGACGCCGCGTTTGCGATCGACTACGCGGCTGCGGCGATCGTCGAAGCCGAGTACGCGGTGCTCGACGCGGAGCTGGCGAGAAAGCAGGCTGACGAGGTGGCACAGAACGCCTGAGGGCTAGTCCGAGGCAGGCGACGAGCTGCCACCCGGACCCGCGAGAGCGCGAACCTCCTTGGTCAGCGAGAGGATCTGCCTGGAGAGGTCGAGCAGCTCCTTGTTCTGCTTGTCCTCCTCCTGGACCGTCCTCCACTGCTGGTCGGCGATCACCTGGCGCCTGGCGTCGGCGCGGTTCTGGGAAATCATCACGAAGGTCGAGAGGAAGATGGCCTCGAGCGAGACGATCATCGTCAGGAGACCGTACGGATAGTCCTCCACCCCGAAACCAATCCAGCAACCGAACCAGATGATGTGCAGATAGACGAACAGCATTGATCCCGAAAAAGCGGTGATCTTGTCCGCAACCCGGTTCTGTCCCGCCTCCGCGCGCGCCTTCTCCCGCTCCAGCAGGGCGGGATTGATTGGGGGCTCCAGCTTGGGCACGGGAACGAGGAAGCGGTGCAGCCGCTTACTGAGCTTGCCGTTGTGGGCCGGATCGGCAACTGTGTTTGATCGGTGATCGCTTGGCATCGGGACTCCTTCTCAGTGGGGCTCAGAGCCTATTCTCGGCCTCCCGCGCCCCGTCCGCGGAGGCCAGCTTGACTCGTCCGCGCCACACGCGTTAGCGTGGGGCCCGTGGGGGTTTTCGATTCTCCGCCCGGCGCCGGGCGACGGCCGGTCTGCATCGCGACGGCGATGCTGGCGCTCTCGGGTGTGGTGCTCCTTGCGGCGGCCATCGACCGCCCGGCGCTGGCGGCATTCCCGGGCGAGAACGGGCGCATCGCGTTCGACAGCGATCGGGACGGCGACTACGAGATCTTCCGGATGAACGCAGACGGCTCCCAGGAACGCCAGCTCACCAACAACGACGACACCGAATACGGCGCGGCGTTCGCCCCGAACGGAAAGCGAATCGCCTTCTACAGTCAGCGGGACGGGAACGGCGAGGTCTACCTCATGAGGGCGGACGGCACCCACGAGCACAACCTGAGTAAGAACGACGCCGACGATAACGAGCCGTTCTTCACGCCCTCCGGCAAGCGGATCGTCTTCCAGAGCGACCGAGGAGACGGCAGCGATGACGACATCTACTCGATGCGTCTCGATGGGACCCATGTCCGCCCGCTCACCAAGAACCCGGCGGATGACGCCGCTCCGACGGTGTCGAGCGACGGCAGGATCGCATGGGTCCGGGGCGAGGAGATCTGGATCATGCGCGCCGACGGGTCGCACGAGCACAGCATCAGCAACGTGGACGACAACTATCCGAACTTCTCGCCCAACGGCAAGCGAATCGTCTTCGAGCGTGTGCCCGACGGAAACGACATCGAGCTGTTCGTGATGCGGATCGATGGCACGCACAGGCGCCGGCTCACGAACAACGACGTCGCAGATTTCGCCCCAGTGTTCTCGCCGGACGGCGAGAAGATCGCTTGGGACGGTGGTCCGCTCAACAACGTTCGGGTGATGAGGACCGACCGCACGCACAAGCGCCGCCTGACCCTCTCGCCGTCTGTCGACGAGTACGCGGACTGGGCTCCCAGGCGATAGCGCCGCGACGTCGCGGAGCCCCACCCGCGGGGCCGCGTGTCTAGGGTCGCTCGAACGCGCCGATGTCCGGGTTGTGACGCTTGACGCCCCGCTGGTCCCGCTTCGGCGCGCCGCCCCCGGCGTGGTTGATCGCCTTGGAGCGGCGCTTCAGGGCGATCGTCTTGGTCGGCCCGCCGTTGCTCGCGAGCCGCGCGATCCGTGGATTGACGTTGGTGAAGTCGTTGGTCGCGGGTCCGAAGATCCCCGCGCACCCCGCAGTGTCCCCGATCAGGTTGTGCCCGGCCGAGGGGGTCACGGCTGAGTAGCAGTCCGGACCGAGTCCGGAGGTGGTCGAGTTCAACGCAACCACGGAATTGCGCATCGTGAACGGGGTGCCCTCCTCCTGGATCCCCCCGCCGTTGCCGGTTGCGGAGTTGCGCGCGATGGTGACTCCGTTCAATCTTGTCTCGACGCCGTCGGCGTCGATGCCGCCACCGTTTCCGCCTGCGCGATTCCTGGTGATCGTGTCGTTGACCAGGATCGCGGTGTCGTAGTTTTCGATCCCCCCACCGTCATTGTTCGCGGCGACGTTGCCGTTCAACGTCGAGGACCTGACGATCAACCTCCCCTCGGCGTTGTGGATACCTCCGCCCACATTGGCCGTGGCGCGGTTGTCGGCGATCGTCGACCTCGTGATCGTCGCCTTGCCGAAGTTGTAGATCCCTCCGCCTTGCACGCCCGCCGTGTTACCGCGGACGATCGACCGGCTGATCGTCAGGCGGTGGTACGCGTAGACGCCGCCCCCGTTACTGCCAGCGTGGTTGTCGACGATCCGGCTTCTGGAGATCGAAATCACCTCATTCTGCGTGGCGCCGGGCTCCCCCTCGATACCCCCGGCGTTCTGGGCCGGTTGGGTCGC of the Solirubrobacterales bacterium genome contains:
- a CDS encoding CocE/NonD family hydrolase — translated: MPPPTYMTVAKDVLVPMDDGVRLAATVTFPSRDGSTPAPGRFPVVLEMTPYGREGICGCIPGSDFAARGIVGAVVDVRGTGGSEGSLEGNYFSPREQRDGAELVQYFGTRGYSTGRVGMAGGSYLGITQYLAAERQPSHLKVITPTVALSDLYREGYTHDGIPNFFFDAQYLAVQQPGSITGTNTDPGLLGETAGAKIQQASGSANVPFDFLARPTDGPFYRQRSPLYHADRIQVPALIVDGWRDGFIFGGNEMYRALSRRSGVETRLYVDPCTHKGCGPPFYPGYNPSNLEDAEAVVFEFLRKYLRPGTQVPSRPRVRVYVQGQGQWMNRTQWPPPDSGVRRLYLSPAGMSEARPATTSTRSYVTNPADGLSMSFDEYGTIAASPYIPLDQRLAEEAGLTWRTSALRTPLTLTGESALHLVAASSAKDTDWFAKFSDVAPDGSETIVTAGFLRASHRQLDTTRTTPTRPWHTNTDPAPIEPGRYYPYDLAIWPTAYEFAKGHRLQLRLTSYDFPTHLPGTLKLDPGDPSSASFEPLPPATNTVRLGGASPSYLRITALDGS
- a CDS encoding VOC family protein yields the protein MPAPLIEFPADDADRARRFWHGVLDAELAPRPTEAGSGWEIDQDGLRLGVHKRGPGPGDTASLPYFTVTDLAAAVERVLALGGAVIHPGERYAVCRDSEGSPFALAAAPRDSHP
- a CDS encoding amidohydrolase family protein, which encodes MAVDVWMQHPTLRFLQHEMFESLLRWTGQEVPAEELSIDLTIAAMDAAGISFGLLSAWQAPDGPLIANDEVADWIAKHPDRFAGLGAVNLAKPMDAVRELRRCVEELGFIGLRVIPWLWEAPPTDRRYYPLYAACVELEVPFCTQVGHTGPMRPSETGRPIPYIDQVALDFPELTIVCGHIGYPWTEEMVAVARKHENVFIDTSAYTAKRYPPELVRYMTSRSGRRKVMFGSNYPMIAPEAALADLAALQLDDETGELFLAGNARRVFGLDAAAH
- a CDS encoding nuclear transport factor 2 family protein, with translation MSQENVEVVKEFTRRFEGGDRDEWREYFDPNVVFDTSATEMPFAGVYRGHQGIERFFRDWLGTWKDYEIAHSEYIAAGDAVVVVFRQSGTGRGSGVRTERDFFGVYELRESKVVRYHLYESRQEALEAAGLRE
- a CDS encoding DUF1003 domain-containing protein, with the protein product MPSDHRSNTVADPAHNGKLSKRLHRFLVPVPKLEPPINPALLEREKARAEAGQNRVADKITAFSGSMLFVYLHIIWFGCWIGFGVEDYPYGLLTMIVSLEAIFLSTFVMISQNRADARRQVIADQQWRTVQEEDKQNKELLDLSRQILSLTKEVRALAGPGGSSSPASD
- a CDS encoding choice-of-anchor Q domain-containing protein; amino-acid sequence: MVTYFAAATLAALVRTAAPVLTIAAALAISAPAALADTYHPNKLGDHTPGKCNRRDCTLREAITKANNHAGIDTIVLQGGKTYGLSLSNLAGEEDANATGDLDVVRSLTIKSSNAKLATVDANSIDRVFEIGTNSPVSATFRRVTITDGHAQLTAHGGGIDSEYGGTLKLIKSKVVGNRTDREGGGIAADGGTLKVIRSVIGHNSATQPAQNAGGIEGEPGATQNEVISISRSRIVDNHAGSNGGGVYAYHRLTISRSIVRGNTAGVQGGGIYNFGKATITRSTIADNRATANVGGGIHNAEGRLIVRSSTLNGNVAANNDGGGIENYDTAILVNDTITRNRAGGNGGGIDADGVETRLNGVTIARNSATGNGGGIQEEGTPFTMRNSVVALNSTTSGLGPDCYSAVTPSAGHNLIGDTAGCAGIFGPATNDFTNVNPRIARLASNGGPTKTIALKRRSKAINHAGGGAPKRDQRGVKRHNPDIGAFERP